A portion of the Bacteroides faecium genome contains these proteins:
- a CDS encoding HAD family hydrolase — protein MKKLAIFDLDGTLLNTIADLAHSTNYALNKLGYPTHDVEKYNFMVGNGINKLFERALPEGEKTEENVLRVRKEFVPYYDVHNADDSHPYPGISELLSYLQSAGIQLAVASNKYQAATEKLVAHYFPEIRFTAVFGQREGVNVKPDPTIVFDILKLANVEKEDILYVGDSGVDMQTAANSGVTACGVTWGFRPRTELEEFSPAYIVDTAEEIKKLIL, from the coding sequence ATGAAGAAACTAGCAATATTCGATTTGGATGGTACATTATTAAATACTATCGCCGACTTGGCACACAGTACCAACTATGCTTTAAATAAATTAGGATACCCCACACACGATGTGGAAAAGTATAATTTCATGGTAGGAAATGGTATCAACAAACTCTTTGAACGTGCATTGCCCGAAGGAGAAAAGACAGAAGAGAATGTACTCCGGGTTAGAAAAGAGTTCGTTCCTTACTATGATGTCCACAATGCAGATGACAGCCATCCTTATCCGGGTATCTCAGAACTTTTATCCTATTTACAATCCGCAGGTATCCAACTTGCCGTAGCTTCCAACAAGTATCAAGCAGCTACCGAGAAACTGGTTGCCCATTATTTCCCCGAAATCCGCTTCACTGCCGTTTTCGGCCAACGGGAAGGGGTAAATGTCAAGCCTGACCCAACAATCGTCTTTGATATTTTGAAATTAGCGAATGTAGAAAAAGAAGATATCCTCTATGTCGGTGATTCGGGAGTCGATATGCAAACAGCAGCTAATTCAGGTGTGACAGCTTGTGGCGTAACATGGGGCTTCCGCCCACGGACAGAATTGGAAGAGTTTAGTCCGGCATATATAGTGGATACAGCCGAAGAGATTAAAAAATTAATTCTTTAA